Proteins encoded together in one Felis catus isolate Fca126 chromosome B3, F.catus_Fca126_mat1.0, whole genome shotgun sequence window:
- the SPTB gene encoding spectrin beta chain, erythrocytic: MTSATEFENVGNQPPYSRINARWDAPDDELDNDNSSARLFERSRIKALADEREVVQKKTFTKWVNSNLARVPCRITDLYKDLRDGRMLIKLLEVLSGEMLPKPTKGKMRIHCLENVDKALQFLKEQRVHLENMGSHDIVDGNHRLVLGLIWTIILRFQIQDIVVQTMEGRETRSAKDALLLWCQMKTAGYPQVNVTNFTSSWKDGLAFNALIHKHRPDLIDFDKLKDSNARHNLEHAFDVAERQLGIIPLLDPEDVFTENPDEKSIITYVVAFYHYFSKMKVLAVEGKRVGKVIDHAIETEKMIEKYSGLASDLLTWIEQTITVLNSRKFANSLTGVQQQLQAFSTYRTVEKPPKFQEKGNLEVLLFTIQSRMRANNQKVYTPHDGKLVSDINRAWESLEEAEYRRELALREELIRQEKLEQLARRFDRKAAMRETWLNENQRLVAQDNFGYDLAAVEAAKKKHEAIETDTAAYEERVRALEDLAQELEKENYHDQKRITARKDNILRLWNYLQELLRARRQRLETTLALQKLFQDMLHSIDWMDEIKAHLLSAEFGKHLLEVEDLLQKHKLMEADIAIQGDKVKAITAATLQFTEGKGYQPCDPQVIQDRISHLEQCFEELSNMAAGRKAQLEQSKRLWKFFWEMDEAESWIKEKEQIYSSLDYGKDLTSVLILQRKHKAFEDELRGLDTHLEQIFQEAEGMVARKQFGHPQIEARIKEVSAQWDQLKELAAFRKKNLQDAENFFQFQGDADDLKAWLQDAHRLLSGEDVGQDEGATRALGKKHKDFLEELEESRGVMEHLEQQAQDFPQEFRDSPDVTNRLQALRELYQQVVAQADLRRQRLQDALDLYTVFGETDACELWMGEKEKWLAQMEIPDTLEDLEVAQHRFDILDQEMKTLMIQIDGVNLAANSLVDSSHPRSGEVKQYQDHLNSRWLAFQTVVSERREAVNSALRVRNYCVDCEETSKWIEDKMHVVRSTKDLGQDLAGVIAIQRKLSGLERDVAAIQARVGALERESQQLMASHPEQREDIGQRQACVEQLWKDLQEALQEQEASLGEASQLQAFLQNLDDFQSWLSMAQKAVASEDMPESLPEAEQLLQQHAAIKDEIDGHQESYQHVRVSGENVIRDQTDPEYLLLGQRLEGLDAGWDALCRMWESRNHSLAQCLGFQEFQRDAKQAEAILSNQEYTLAHLEPPDSLEAAEAGIRKFEDFLMSMENNQDKVLSPVDSGNKLVADKNLYSDKILEKVQLIEDRHRKNKEKAQEASATLRDNLELQNFLQNCQELTLWINDKLLTSQDVSYDEVRNLQNKWLKHQAFVADLASHQGWLDSIDAEGKQLMEEKPHYLALVSQRLEDLHRLWDELQATTQERTQHLSAARNSYLRSQTHADLNKWISAMEDQLRSDDPGKDLTSVNRMLAKLKRVEDQVNVRKEELGELLAQVPSLGDEAEDTDVSIEKRFLDLLEPLERRKKQLESSRAKLQISRDLEDETLWVEERLPLAQSADYGTNLQTVQLFMKKNQTLQNEILGHAPRVEDVLQRGQRLVEVAEVDCQDIEERLGRLQGLWDTLREAAAGRLQRLRDASEAQQYYLDAGEAEAWISEQELYIISDETPKDEEGAIVMLKRHLRQQHTVEEYGRNIKQLASRAQSLLSAGHPEGEQIIRLQGQVDKQYAGLKDMAEERRRKLENMYHLFQLKREADDLEQWITEKERMASSLEMGQDFDHVTLLRDKFRDFARETGAIGQERVDNVNIIIERLIDAGHSEAATIAEWKDGLNEMWADLLELIDTRMQLLAASHDLHRYFYTGAEILGLIDEKHRELPEDVGLDASTAESFHRVHTAFERELQMLGLQVQQFQDVATRLQTAYAGEKADAIQNKEQEVSAAWQALLDACAGRRTQLVDTADKFRFLSMVRDLLSWMEGIIRQIETQERPRDVSSVELLMKYHQGIKAEIETRSKNFSACLELGESLLQRQHQASEEISEKLKQVLYRRKEMNERWEARWERLRMLLEVCQFSRDASVAEAWLIAQEPYLASRDFGHTVDSVEKLIKRHEAFEKSTASWAERFAALEKPTTLELKERQTPERPEEEPGPQEEEGETAGEAPRGPHRAATERTSPGEEERQWPQDLQPPPPPGQEEKSSGDERPTTEPLYKVLDTPLSEGDEPATLPAQRDHGYSVQMEGYLGRKHDLEGPNKKASNRSWNNLYCVLRNSELTFYKDAKNLALGVPYHGEEPLALRHAICEIAANYKKKKHVFKLRLSNGSEWLFHGKDEEEMLSWLQGVSTAINESQSIRVKAQSLPLPSITGPDASLGKKDKEKRFSFFPKKK; this comes from the exons ATTCAGGACATTGTTGTCCAAACAATGGAAGGTCGTGAGACACGCTCGGCCAAGGATGCATTGCTATTATGGTGTCAGATGAAGACAGCAGG CTACCCCCAGGTCAATGTAACCAACTTCACCTCCAGCTGGAAGGATGGCCTGGCCTTTAACGCTCTGATACACAAACATCG GCCTGACCTGATCGACTTTGATAAGCTGAAGGACTCCAATGCACGACACAACCTTGAGCATGCGTTTGATGTGGCTGAGCGTCAGCTGGGCATCATCCCGCTCCTCGACCCTGAAG ATGTCTTCACAGAAAACCCTGATGAAAAGTCCATTATTACCTATGTGGTGGCATTTTACCACTATTTCTCCAAGATGAAGGTGCTGGCAGTGGAGGGCAAGCGTGTCGGCAAG GTAATTGACCATGCCATTGAGACTGAGAAGATGATTGAAAAGTACAGTGGGCTGGCCTCTGACCTGCTCACCTGGATTGAGCAGACCATCACTGTCCTGAACAGCCGCAAGTTTGCCAACTCCCTGACAGGCGTCCAGCAACAACTCCAGGCCTTCAGCACCTACCGCACCGTGGAGAAGCCACCCAA GTTTCAGGAGAAGGGTAATTTGGAAGTCCTACTGTTTACCATCCAGTCCCGGATGAGAGCCAACAATCAGAAAGTGTATACACCTCACGATGGGAAACTAGTGTCTGACATCAACCGG GCCTGGGAAAGCCTGGAGGAAGCTGAGTATCGGCGGGAGCTGGCCCTGAGGGAGGAGCTCATTCGGCAGGAGAAGCTGGAGCAGCTGGCCCGACGCTTTGACAGAAAGGCCGCCATGAGAGAGACGTGGCTCAATGAAAACCAGCGCCTCGTGGCTCAG GACAACTTTGGGTATGACCTGGCAGCCGTGGAGGCCGCCAAGAAGAAGCATGAAGCCATCGAGACCGACACAGCTGCTTACGAGGAGCGGGTGAGGGCCCTGGAGGACCTGGCCCAGGAGCTAGAGAAGGAGAATTACCATGACCAGAAGCGCATCACTGCCCGCAAGGACAACATCCTGCGCCTGTGGAACTATCTGCAGGAGCTGCTGAGGGCCCGGCGCCAGCGACTGGAGACAACCCTGGCCCTGCAGAAGCTCTTCCAGGACATGCTGCACAGCATTGACTGGATGGATGAGATCAAG GCTCACCTCTTGTCTGCTGAGTTTGGGAAGCATTTGTTGGAGGTCGAGGACTTGCTACAGAAGCACAAGTTGATGGAAGCTGACATCGCCATCCAAGGGGACAAAGTGAAGGCCATCACTGCGGCCACCCTGCAGTTCACTGAGGGGAAAG GATACCAGCCTTGCGACCCCCAGGTTATCCAGGACCGTATCAGCCACCTGGAGCAGTGCTTTGAGGAGCTGAGCAACATGGCAGCTGGACGGAAGGCCCAGTTGGAGCAGTCCAAACGGCTCTGGAAGTTCTTCTGGGAGATGGACGAGGCCGAGAGCTGGATCAAGGAGAAGGAGCAGATCTACTCTTCCCTGGACTATGGCAAAGACCTGACGAGTGTGCTCATCCTTCAGCGCAAGCACAAGGCCTTTGAGGATGAGCTCCGAGGGCTGGACACCCACCTGGAGCAGATCTTCCAGGAGGCAGAGGGCATGGTCGCACGTAAGCAATTTGGGCACCCACAGATTGAGGCCCGAATCAAGGAGGTGTCTGCACAGTGGGACCAGCTGAAGGAGCTGGCTGCATTTCGCAAGAAGAACCTCCAGGATGCTGAGAACTTCTTCCAGTTCCAGGGTGATGCTGACGACCTAAAGGCCTGGCTGCAAGATGCCCACCGGCTGCTCTCAGGTGAAGACGTGGGACAGGATGAGGGGGCCACACGGGCCCTGGGGAAGAAGCAtaaggacttcctggaggagctggaggagagcCGCGGGGTGATGGAACATCTGGAACAGCAGGCCCAGGACTTCCCCCAAGAGTTTCGGGATTCCCCAGATGTGACCAACCGGCTGCAGGCCCTTCGGGAGCTCTACCAGCAGGTGGTGGCCCAGGCAGACCTGCGTCGGCAGAGGCTGCAGGATGCCCTGGACCTGTATACGGTGTTTGGGGAGACAGATGCCTGTGAGCTGTGGATGGGTGAGAAGGAAAAGTGGCTGGCCCAGATGGAAATCCCAGACACACTGGAGGACCTGGAGGTCGCACAGCACAG GTTTGACATCCTGGACCAGGAGATGAAGACGTTGATGATACAGATTGACGGCGTGAACCTTGCTGCCAACAGCCTGGTAGACAGCAGCCACCCTCGCAGTGGGGAAGTGAAGCAGTACCAGGACCACCTGAACAGCAG GTGGCTGGCATTCCAGACAGTAGTGTCAGAGAGGCGGGAGGCAGTAAACTCAGCCCTCCGGGTGCGTAACTATTGTGTGGACTGTGAAGAGACTAGCAAGTGGATTGAGGACAAGATGCACGTGGTACGGTCCACAAAGGACCTGGGCCAGGACCTGGCAGGCGTCATTGCCATCCAGCGGAAGCTGTCGGGGTTGGAGCGCGACGTGGCCGCCATCCAGGCCCGCGTGGGTGCCCTGGAGCGTGAGTCGCAGCAGCTGATGGCATCTCACCCCGAGCAGAGAGAGGACATTGGCCAGCGGCAGGCATGTGTGGAGCAGCTGTGGAAGGACCTGCAGGAAGCCCTCCAGGAGCAGGAAGCCTCGCTGGGTGAAGCCAGCCAGCTGCAGGCCTTCCTGCAGAATCTAGATGACTTCCAGTCCTGGCTGTCCATGGCCCAGAAGGCCGTGGCCTCCGAGGACATGCCCGAGTCCCTCCCGGAGGCCGAGCAGCTCCTTCAGCAGCATGCGGCCATCAAGGACGAGATTGATGGGCACCAAGAGAGCTACCAGCATGTCAGGGTATCCGGAGAGAATGTGATCCGTGATCAGACGGACCCGGAGTATCTGCTTCTGGGCCAGAGGCTGGAGGGCCTGGATGCGGGCTGGGATGCCCTGTGCCGGATGTGGGAGAGCCGCAACCACTCGCTCGCCCAGTGCCTTGGCTTCCAGGAGTTCCAGAGAGATGCCAAGCAAGCTGAAGCCATCCTCAGCAATCAG GAATATACTCTGGCTCACTTGGAGCCCCCAGACTCCCTAGAGGCTGCAGAGGCTGGGATCCGGAAGTTTGAGGATTTCTTGATGTCTATGGAGAACAACCAGGATAAGGTCTTGAGTCCTGTGGACTCTGGAAACAAGCTGGTAGCTGACAAAAACCTCTACTCAGACAAGATCCTAGAGAAGGTGCAGCTGATTGAGGACAG GCACAGGAAAAACAAGGAGAAGGCTCAGGAGGCCTCAGCAACTCTGAGAGACAACTTGGAGCTCCAGAACTTCCTCCAGAACTGCCAAGAG CTCACTCTCTGGATCAATGACAAGCTGCTAACATCTCAGGATGTCTCCTATGATGAAGTGAGAAACCTTCAAAACAAGTGGCTGAAGCACCAGGCCTTTGTGGCAGACCTGGCTTCCCACCAAGGATGGTTAGATAGCATTGATGCA GAAGGAAAGCAGCTGATGGAGGAGAAGCCTCATTATTTGGCCCTGGTGTCCCAGAGGCTGGAAGATTTGCACCGGCTCTGGGATGAACTTCAGGCCACCACACAGGAGAGGACCCAGCACCTCTCAGCTGCCAGGAACTCCTACCTGCGCTCACAGACCCACGCCGACCTCAACAAGTGGATCAGTGCTATGGAGGACCAGCTGCGGTCCGATGACCCTGGCAAGGACCTGACCAGTGTCAACCGGATGCTGGCTAAGCTGAAG CGTGTGGAGGACCAAGTGAATGTGCGGAAGGAGGAGCTGGGGGAGCTGCTTGCCCAGGTGCCCTCACTGGGAGATGAGGCAGAAGACACAGACGTGAGCATCGAGAAGCGGTTCCTGGACCTCCTGGAGCccctggagaggaggaagaagcagcTGGAGTCATCCCGAGCCAAGCTGCAGATCAGCCGGGACTTAGAGGATGAGACG CTGTGGGTGGAAGAGAGGCTGCCTCTGGCCCAGTCAGCAGACTATGGCACGAATCTACAAACTGTACAGCTGTTCATGAAGAAGAATCAG ACCCTGCAGAATGAGATCCTGGGCCATGCGCCACGGGTGGAGGATGTGCTGCAGAGAGGGCAGCGGCTGGTGGAGGTGGCGGAGGTCGACTGCCAGGACATCGAGGAGCGCTTGGGGCGCCTGCAGGGTCTGTGGGACACCCTGCGGGAGGCAGCGGCCGGGAGGCTGCAGCGCCTGCGGGACGCCAGCGAGGCACAGCAGTACTACCTGGACGCAGGCGAGGCCGAGGCCTGGATCAGTGAGCAGGAGCTCTACATCATCTCCGACGAGACCCCGAAG GATGAAGAGGGCGCCATCGTGATGCTGAAGCGGCATCTGAGGCAGCAACACACGGTGGAGGAGTACGGGAGGAACATCAAGCAGCTGGCCTccagggcccagagcctgctgtCTGCAGGCCACCCTGAGGG GGAACAGATCATCCGGCTTCAGGGGCAGGTGGACAAGCAGTATGCAGGGCTGAAGGACATGGCGGAGGAGCGCAGGCGGAAGCTGGAGAACATGTACCACCTGTTCCAGCTGAAGAGGGAGGCGGATGACTTGGAGCAGTGGATTACGGAAAAGGAGCGGATGGCCTCTTCCCTTGAAATGGGGCAAGACTTCGACCATGTCACT CTGCTCCGGGACAAGTTCCGGGACTTTGCCCGGGAGACTGGGGCGATTGGGCAGGAACGGGTGGACAACGTGAACATCATCATCGAGCGGCTCATCGACGCAGGCCACAGCGAAGCGGCCACCATCGCCGAGTGGAAGGATGGGCTGAATGAGATGTGGGCGGACCTGCTAGAGCTCATCGACACACGCATGCAGCTGCTGGCCGCCTCCCACGACCTGCACCGCTACTTCTACACGGGCGCCGAGATCCTGGGCCTCATCGATGAGAAGCACCGTGAGCTGCCCGAGGACGTGGGGCTGGACGCCAGCACTGCCGAGTCTTTCCACCGGGTGCACACTGCCTTTGAGCGGGAGCTGCAGATGCTGGGCTTGCAG GTACAGCAGTTCCAGGACGTGGCCACCCGCCTGCAGACAGCATACGCTGGGGAAAAAGCAGATGCCATCCAGAACAAGGAGCAGGAGGTGTCTGCTGCATGGCAAGCACTGCTCGACGCCTGTGCGGGACGCCGTACCCAGCTGGTGGACACGGCAGACAAATTCCGCTTCTTGAGCATGGTCCGAGACCTCCTCTCCTGGATGGAGGGCATCATCCGGCAGATCGAGACCCAGGAGAGGCCCAG ggacGTCTCCTCGGTGGAGCTGCTCATGAAGTATCACCAGGGCATCAAGGCAGAGATTGAAACCCGGAGCAAGAACTTTAGCGCCTGCCTGGAGCTGGGCGAGTCCCTGCTGCAGAGGCAGCACCAGGCCTCGGAGGAG atcagtgagaaactgaagcaggtGCTCTACAGGAGGAAGGAGATGAACGAGAGGTGGGAGGCCCGCTGGGAGCGGCTCCGCATGT TACTGGAAGTGTGCCAGTTCTCGAGGGACGCCTCTGTGGCCGAAGCGTGGTTGATCGCCCAGGAGCCCTACCTGGCCAGCCGGGACTTTGGACACACGGTGGATAGTGTGGAAAAGCTTATCAAGAGGCATGAAGCCTTTGAGAAATCCACAGCCAGCTGGGCAGAGCGCTTTGCGGCCCTGGAGAAGCCCACTACG CTTGAGCTAAAAGAACGCCAGACCCCAGAGAGACCTGAGGAGGAGCCTGG GCCTCAAGAGGAGGAAGGCGAGACAGCAGGGGAGGCTCCCCGAGGTCCGCATCGCGCAGCCACCGAGAGAACGTCCCCG ggggaagaagagaggcagTGGCCTCAGGACCTGCAGCCGCCACCCCCTCCAGGGCAGGAGGAGAAATCCAGTGGGGATGAGAGGCCCACCACCGAGCCTCTCTATAAAGTCCTGGACACGCCTCTGAGCGAGGGTGACGAACCTGCAACGCTGCCAGCCCAGCGGGACCACGGGTACAGTGTGCAGATGGAGGGCTACCTGGGCCGAAAGCATGACCTGGAGGGGCCCAATAAGAAGGCATCCAACAG GTCCTGGAACAACCTGTACTGTGTTCTCCGGAACAGCGAACTGACCTTCTACAAGGACGCCAAGAACCTGGCCCTGGGGGTGCCCTACCATGGGGAGGAACCCCTGGCCCTGAGACACGCCATCTGTGAGATTGCTGCCAACTATAAGAAGAAGAAGCATGTCTTCAAGCTGAG GCTGAGCAATGGCAGCGAGTGGCTCTTCCATGGCAAGGATGAG GAGGAGATGCTGTCCTGGCTGCAGGGCGTGAGCACCGCCATCAACGAATCCCAGAGCATCCGCGTGAAGGCCCAGAGCTTGCCCCTGCCCTCCATCACCGGCCCCGACGCCAGCCTTGGCAAGAAAGACAAGGAGAAGAGATTCAGCTTCTTCCCCAAAAAGAAGTAG